In the genome of Populus nigra chromosome 19, ddPopNigr1.1, whole genome shotgun sequence, the window CTTGGATGTGGATTAAAAATGAATCAATGAggcatataattaataaatcctTCAACAAACCAAATGGCTTGTCATAATTATTGATATACATATGACCTTGtaaacaaaaccctaatttacgacaaaataaatacatatgtaggAGTGATTATATAAATGAACGTGGAAGAGAGAGGGGAGGGGGGTGTGCTGAAGCGTGCCTGCACTACTACTTGCTTGCTATCCCTTCCTATTCCTTCatccatagtattttaatataatatttagacTTTGTCGCTGACAATAAATCCCGCCTCCACCTCCTCTCTAGCTTCCgattattttcttatcatgCATATTCATCACTCCGACGTGCCTCCCACCCACCTTTAACCATGCATTAATCCTTGTTCAACCTTCAATTCCTTTACTCTCATCTCatcatctctttcttttctgtcTTAATTCCCTTCAACTCATCGCACACTAATTAAGTAGGTACGTATAAGTTGTTAGCACGCAATTATAAAGGTACGTatataaatatgtatatatCCTCTTTCAAACCAATATATTCTCTCCAATCCAagatttaatttcttcttctctttggcTTTTCATTTCTCTGGTGAGTTTTTCTATGATTACATACATTCATACAAGAAattcatgatgatgatgaggcgCAAATGTTGTTATGGTGCGTTTTTATTGTGTCATCGATTAGGTTATTAGTCAAGAAACATTAAACAagcaagcagcagcagcagcagcctaatattatttaattggttttaatGGCATCTCTATCTTCCCAACCATCTAAGAAGGCCATACGTAGCCCAGTAAGCACTAACAACAGCAGCTCCCAGCAGGGAAATCGTGGTTCCAACAGCCAAACTGTCAAGTTCGCTAGACGAACTTCAAGCGGTCGCTATGTTAGTCTATCAAGAGATGACATTGATATTTCTGGAGAACTATCCGGTGGGGATTACATGAACTATACGGTGCAGATTCCTCTCACACCCGACAATCAGCCAATGGACACGTCCGTGGCAGTCAAGACCGAAGAGCAATACGTTTCCAATTCTCTTTTTACAGGCGGGTTCAATAGCGTTACGCGTGCCCATCTCATGGACAAGGTGATAGAATCGGAGGTGTCTCATCCTCAGATGGCTGGATCCAAGGGCTCTTCGTGTGCAATGCCTGCTTGTGATGGCATGATCATGAAGGATGAGAGAGGAAATGATGTCATACCTTGTGAATGCAGGTATAATTAATCATcaagcatgcatgcatgttttgACATAATTACAGAAacatacttaattaattaatttttctttgcaGGCTCAAAATTTGCAGGGATTGCTACATGGACGCCCAAAAAGAAACCGGTTTGTGTCCAGGTTGCAAGGAACAGTACAAGGTGGGTGATTACGATgatgaaataccaaattttTCCAGTGGAGCGCTGCCATTGCCACCTCCAAGTAAAGGTGGTGATCACAATAACATGACAATGATGAAGAGAAACCAAAATGGAGATTTCGATCACAACAGGTGGTTGTTTGAGACACAAGGTACTTACGGATATGGGAATGCCTTTTGGCCCCAAGACGACATGTATGGCGATGATGGCGATGAAGAGTTTCCGGGCGGCGTCCTAGAAAATATGGATAAGCCTTGGAAGCCCCTCAGTCGCGAACAGCCTATCTCCCAAGCCGTTATCAGCCCTTACAGGTAACTTACATCTATCTTTGTCTTGGTTTTGGATAAATTCACTATAAACTGCTCTTATAATTAACAATTGCAACATTAATTGAAGACTAAAATGTCCCAGTTAATTTAGAGGAAACTAGTATGAACTGCTATAAAAAGGAGTTATTATAGAAACGGGGCATGTGCTGTTCTGTGGTTTCTTACTGAGTTTGTAATGCAAGTGCAGCCCCATAGTTATGATCCCATACTAAATTGCTTCCAAAGGGAACCATCCAGCTTTCCGAGGCCCAAATAAAGCTGTCATCCGTGGTGGCAGCTGGAGAACTATATATTAGGATATGGAATATTTAGACTAAACACACGGGAAATAATCCATAAATCTTGgcattttccataacatttcTGAATTatacaaatacaaatgaaaatgataaaatggtAGGCTAGTACAACATTTccttatgtgtatatatatatacacatttgCAGGTTGCTGATTTTAATTCGAATGGTGGTGCTGGCTTTCTTCTTGCATTGGCGAATAGTGAATCCAAATGATGATGCAAGATGGTTGTGGGGTATGTCAGTGGTTTGTGAAGTGTGGTTTGCTTTCTCGTGGATCCTGGATATAATTCCCAAACTTCATCCCATGAACCGGTCCACTGATCTTGAGGTCCTCCGTGACAAGTTTGACATGCCATCGCCTTCCAATCCCAGTGGCCGATCTGATCTCCCTGGTGTTGACCTCTTTGTGTCCACTGCTGATCCTGATAAAGAGCCACCACTTGTCACAGCCAACACTATCCTTTCCATTCTCTCTGTGGATTATCCTGTAGAGAAGGTGGCATGCTATATCTCAGATGATGGAGGTGCGCTCCTCACTTTTGAGGCAATGGCCGAGGCAGCAAGCTTTGCTGATTTGTGGGTTCCATTCTGTCGAAAACATAATATTGAGCCAAGGAATCCTGAAACCTACTTCAACCTAAAAGTTGATCCAACTAAGAACAAGAGCAGGCCTGATTTTGTCAAAGATAGAAGGAAGATGAAAAGGGAGTACGATGAATTCAAGGTGAGGATCAATGGGCTTCCAGATTCTATAAGGAGGAGATCGGATGCTTTCAATGCAAGGGAGGAAATGAAGATGTTGAAGCACATAAGGGAGAGTGGAGGTGATCCTTTGGAGCCAATAAAGGTCCCGAAAGCTACATGGATGGCTGATGGCACCCATTGGCCTGGAACTTGGGCGTCCCCAGCTGCCGAACATTCCAAAGGTGACCATGCTGGAATTCTTCAGGTACTAAACTACTTCGTGATCATTTTGTATTTCCTCGATCATAAACCTGTCTTCTAAATAATTtgacaataatatatatgtatataatgtTAATTTGTGATCATGTGGATGCAGGTGATGTTGAAGCCTCCTAGCCCTGACCCACTGATGGGAGGAACGGATGATAAGATGATAGACTTCACAGATGTGGATATACGTCTACCTATGTTTGTGTACGTCTCACGAGAAAAGAGGCCAGGTTATGACCATAACAAAAAAGCTGGTGCCATGAATGCTCTTGTAAGAGCATCTGCCGTTCTATCCAATGGTCCATTCATTCTCAACTTAGATTGCGATCACTACATCTACAACTGCAAAGCTATCAGGGAAGGAATGTGCTTCATGATGGACAGAGGAGGTGAAAATATCTGCTATATACAGTTCCCTCAGAGATTTGAAGGCATTGATCCTAATGATAGATATGCTAATCGCAATACTGTGTTTTTTGATGGAAACATGCGTGCCCTTGATGGTGTTCAGGTACTTGAGAATTAACGAAATAATTAAgactaatatatataattattgccATTTTTAATCACAAGAAAACACACATTAACAGCGATGGATTGATCTTACATGAATCTATGCATTACAGGGCCCGGTTTATGTTGGAACGGGTTGCATGTTTAGAAGATTTGCTTTATACGGATTTGATCCACCCAATACAAACAAGACGGAGCAAAAGAAAGATTCAGAGACGCTTCCCTTAGCAACTTCCGAATTTGATCCTGATCTTGATTTCAATCTGCTACCCAAGCGGTTTGGGAATTCTACATTGCTGGCTGAATCTATTCCTATTGCCGAGTTCCAAGGCCGGCCGCTAGCTGATCATCCTGCTGTCAAGTATGGCCGTCCTCCTGGTGCTTTGAGGGTCCCTCGTGAACCACTTGATGCTACTACAGTTGCTGAAGCTGTGTCTGTCATTTCTTGCTGGTATCATAAACTTTTCATTTCATCAATGATCAATCAACTCTAGCTATCGATTACAACATTATCTGTGCCTGTGACTGTTTATTTGGTTCTCAACAACAAGAGATATCTATAGATTACAAGATATTCACCTtctatcttattattatttgctgGTGTATATTAGGTATGAGGACAAGACTGAATGGGGGGACAGAGTGGGTTGGATTTATGGTTCAGTCACGGAAGATGTTGTGACAGGCTATAGAATGCACAACCGTGGCTGGCGCTCTGTCTATTGCATAACCAAGCGCGATGCATTTCGTGGCTCAGCTCCAATTAACCTCACTGACCGTCTTCACCAGGTGCTTCGTTGGGCTACTGGCTCTGTTGAGATTTTCTTCTCCAGAAACAATGCCTTTTTGGCCAGTAGGCGTCTCAAACTTCTCCAGCGCTTTGCTTATCTTAATGTTGGCATCTACCCATTCACCTCGATTTTCTTGATCGTCTATTGCTTTCTCCCTGCACTCTCACTTTTTTCCGGATACTTCATTGTCCAAACTCTGGACGTTGCATTTTTAATCTACTTGCTACTCATAACTATTTGCCTCGTCGTTCTGGCTATTCTAGAGGTGAAATGGTCTGGTATAGAGTTGGAAGAGTGGTGGAGGAACGAACAGTTCTGGCTTATCTCTGGAACCAGTGCCCACTTTGCTGCTGTCATGCAAGGCCTTCTCAAGGTGATTGCAGGAATTGAGATATCTTTCACATTGACTTCCAAGTCTGCAGGAGATGAAGTTGACGATATCTATGCAGACTTGTATCTTGTAAAGTGGACATCTTTGATGATTATGCCCATTGTTATTGCCATGACAAACATAATTGCCATGGCCTTTGCTTTTATAAGGACGATTTATAGCACAGTTCCGCAGTGGAGTAAGTTTGTTGGTGGAGCTTTCTTTAGTTTCTGGGTGTTGGCTCATTTGTATCCTTTTGCCAAGGGCTTGATGGGGAGAAGAGGAAAGACCCCAACCATTGTGTTCGTTTGGTCCGGTCTCATTGCCATAATAATCTCTTTGCTATGGATTGCCATTAGCCCACAAAAGCCAAATGCAACAGCTGACGGAGTTGGGGGAGGGTTTCAGTTCCCTTGAGCGCCTCAGGTTGAGTGAACACCAGATGCAAGAATCTTAAATTACTGAACTGTACCACTTGCAAGATCCAAGTCGGTTCAAGAAACTAAAAGATAGAACGAGATTTTGCACCTTTTGTATTTTCTTCATGTAATTTCCTAAAAGACTTGTAAACTAGGAAGGTCATAGGTAACCTGTAACGAAGGAATGGATGGATGCTGAAAAATCTGTAAACTTAAGGtcaaatattgataataatccCAGAAATATTTTCGCGAGAATTCAGTAGAAAAAAAAGCGTAGTTTTCTAATCCTCCATAACTCTGTCCCCATGTGAATGAATCCATCCCTTTGCATGATGcaattttgatgatttatgctACTTAATTGCAGAATAAAGCAAGCGTAAATAAACTTGTCCATTTAGATCTCTAAGCTCAACTGTGAATGTGACTTAACAAATTACACTACAAAATCAGAGTTTTGACATGATCCTAAGAACTTTCTTTCATATCTTGGGAGCAAGATGACATGGAAATCTCTTCCCTGTGTGCTCAAGTGACAGCCAAATCCGAATTCTACTGATCTGATGGCTCAAGTCACCTCCTATCCagactttgtttttcttcttttgtttctaGAGAGTGAGAGAGGTGGTGGCGGTAGgggaggagagaagagaagaggaggagagtGACTGCTCAACTGacttgtaatttgttttgttaaggtaaaaaaaaggcAGCGCAGATCGTCGGCTGATGGCACTGTCCGGCAAACTGGCCCCCATGAAGTTTTTTTATGGAGTATTTCATTccattaatttgataattttttttgggtttagggtttaggccTGGACACATTCCATCCGTCCTGAGTAATTAAAAGGCCCATCATCACCCTTGCATtagatcaaaaataaataataaatctctACTCATCATCAAACAGCCCTTGTTCAAGGTTCAAGCTATCAAAATGGATAGCGCAGTAGAATAGCACATCCCTCCTTCTCCCTCCCGTCCCTCCcatcctccctccctccctccctcttaaTCCCCTCAATAAACTACCATTtctctcctccttttctttcttctaatactctttttttttttttttgaatcatcaTACTGACCCTAAACGACAACAATGACAATTTCCTAATTACCAATTATCAataacaatataataaaaaaggttCACAACTCTTTCCTTCTTCTAGGGTTGCCGAAACCCTAGAAAACTCCCCCTCCCTCCGTCCCTCTGTATTTCCCAttcaaaacagaagaaaagaaataaagttggAGCTGTTTCTGTATCTGTTTCCGTATCAGTATCAGTATCAATAGCAGTTTCTATGTGAGGGTCAGTTGTTTCCTTTTTTACCACTTGTTTCTGATTTCCTTATATTCTACTGCCACtacttcatttctttttttattaagtggAGCAGACTGATATATGTACATgtcagtttaatttttattacattaaaaaaataattgaattgaattggagATGGAAAACGAGGTGCTTGAATTCGATATAGGTTTAGGAAGTGGTGCTGATGATGATGCTGTTGACATTGATATTGATGACGACTTGCCTTCCACTCCTccccttcctcttcctcttcccagCTCCACCTCCACTCCTCCTACTCAAATTTACCTTCCTGAGGGTGATCTTTTGGATCTTGAGCCTTATGAGAGCATGGAATTCGAGTCTGAAGAGGCTGCCAAGGCCTTTTACAATTCTTATGCTAGGCGTGTTGGCTTTAGTACCCGTGTCAGCTCGTCCCGCCGTTCTAGGCGTGATGGAGCTATTATTCAGAGACAATTTGTGTGTGCCAAAGAGGGTTTTAGGAATTTGAATGAGAAGCGTACTAAGGATAGAGAGATCAAGCGTCCCCGTGTTATTACTCGAGTTGGTTGCAAAGCTTCTTT includes:
- the LOC133680443 gene encoding cellulose synthase-like protein D4 — its product is MASLSSQPSKKAIRSPVSTNNSSSQQGNRGSNSQTVKFARRTSSGRYVSLSRDDIDISGELSGGDYMNYTVQIPLTPDNQPMDTSVAVKTEEQYVSNSLFTGGFNSVTRAHLMDKVIESEVSHPQMAGSKGSSCAMPACDGMIMKDERGNDVIPCECRLKICRDCYMDAQKETGLCPGCKEQYKVGDYDDEIPNFSSGALPLPPPSKGGDHNNMTMMKRNQNGDFDHNRWLFETQGTYGYGNAFWPQDDMYGDDGDEEFPGGVLENMDKPWKPLSREQPISQAVISPYRLLILIRMVVLAFFLHWRIVNPNDDARWLWGMSVVCEVWFAFSWILDIIPKLHPMNRSTDLEVLRDKFDMPSPSNPSGRSDLPGVDLFVSTADPDKEPPLVTANTILSILSVDYPVEKVACYISDDGGALLTFEAMAEAASFADLWVPFCRKHNIEPRNPETYFNLKVDPTKNKSRPDFVKDRRKMKREYDEFKVRINGLPDSIRRRSDAFNAREEMKMLKHIRESGGDPLEPIKVPKATWMADGTHWPGTWASPAAEHSKGDHAGILQVMLKPPSPDPLMGGTDDKMIDFTDVDIRLPMFVYVSREKRPGYDHNKKAGAMNALVRASAVLSNGPFILNLDCDHYIYNCKAIREGMCFMMDRGGENICYIQFPQRFEGIDPNDRYANRNTVFFDGNMRALDGVQGPVYVGTGCMFRRFALYGFDPPNTNKTEQKKDSETLPLATSEFDPDLDFNLLPKRFGNSTLLAESIPIAEFQGRPLADHPAVKYGRPPGALRVPREPLDATTVAEAVSVISCWYEDKTEWGDRVGWIYGSVTEDVVTGYRMHNRGWRSVYCITKRDAFRGSAPINLTDRLHQVLRWATGSVEIFFSRNNAFLASRRLKLLQRFAYLNVGIYPFTSIFLIVYCFLPALSLFSGYFIVQTLDVAFLIYLLLITICLVVLAILEVKWSGIELEEWWRNEQFWLISGTSAHFAAVMQGLLKVIAGIEISFTLTSKSAGDEVDDIYADLYLVKWTSLMIMPIVIAMTNIIAMAFAFIRTIYSTVPQWSKFVGGAFFSFWVLAHLYPFAKGLMGRRGKTPTIVFVWSGLIAIIISLLWIAISPQKPNATADGVGGGFQFP